The sequence below is a genomic window from Streptomyces sp. NBC_00289.
GCGCTCGCCCTCCGCCCGGACGTCGTGTCGGTGGTCATCGGCGTCAACGACACGCTCCGCTGCACCTTCGACATCCGTGCCGTCGCGGCCCGGCTGGACACGGTGTACGCGGCCTGCACCGGCCTCGGCGCGGTGCTGCTCACGGCGTGTCTGCCCGACCCCGGCGCGGCGCTCGGGCTGCCCGGCGCGCTGGCCCACCCGCTGGCCCGGCGACAGCGGGCGGTCAACGCGGTCGTCCACGCGCTGTCCGACCGGTACGGGGCCGTGCACCTGCACGCCTCCGAGGGCGCCTGGATCACGGACCGCGCGATGTGGAGCGCGGACCGGCTGCATCCGGGGGAGCGGGGACACCGGCAACTCGCGGCGCGCTTCCACGCGTTGCTGGTCCGGGAGGGCATCGCCACGGGTCCCGCGCCCTCGCCGGAGCCCGCGTTCCCGGTGCCCACGAGGTCGGCGAGCCTGTGGTGGCTGGCCACCGCGGGCACCGGCTGGGTGGCCCGCCGGTGCACCGATCTGCTGCCCCAGCTGCTGACCCTCGCCGCGGACGAGCTGCGCCACCGCGCCCGCGGGACGAGCGCCCGCCTCGACCTGCGGGCGTCCGCCGCGGTGTCCGCGGCACTCACCGCCCTGTCGGCGGCGGAACGGCCGGACCTCGCCTGACAGGCGGCAGAGGCGGCGGCGTACGGCCGTGCGGGTGGGCGGCGGCCGGTGGCCGGTGGCCTGGTGGTGTGGACGGCTGTGATCACGTGGTGGGCGGTGGGCGGTGGTCCCGAGGCGGGTGCCGCGGACGACCGTGATCACGGGTTGGCTCCCGGTGGTCGGGTGGTCGGACGCGATGGTGATCCGTGTGCCGTTTCAGCGGTGGTGGACGGCCACGAAGCGGACCGGGACGCCGGGTACGGCCTGTGCGGCGGCCAGGTGGTCGGTGGTGCGGACGACCGTGATCACGGGATAGCCCCTGTGGTCGGGTGGTTGGACGCGATGGTGATCGGTGTGCCGTTTCAGCGGTGGTGGACGGCCACGAAGCGCACCGGGATGCCCGGTACGGCCTGTGCGGCGGCCGGGAGGTCGGTGGTGCGGACGACCGCGATCACGGGATAGCCACCGGTGGTGGGATGGTCGGCCAGGAAGACCACCGGCCTGCCGTCGGGCGGCACCTGGACCGCGCCCAGCACCATGCCCTCGCTGGGGAGTTCGCCGGGCCGCGCCCGCTCCAGGGCGGGTCCCTCCGTGCGCAGTCCGATGCGGTTGCTGGCGGAGGACACGCGGTAGGCACGGGTCGTGAAGGTCCGTACGGCTTCCGGCGTGAACCAGTCGTCGCGCGGACCCGGCGTGACGTGCAGGACGAGTTCGACCGGGGGCCGCGGCTGCGGGGCGACGTCCACGCGCGTGTGGAGCTCGGCCGGACGCCCCAGCGGCAGCACCGCGCCGTCGGCGAGCGGTGGCGGGCCGAGGCCCGAGAGGAGGTCGGTGGAGCGGCTGCCGAGGACCGGCTCGACGGCGACACCGCCGGACACGGCGACATAGCTGCGTACGCCGGCCACGGCCGTCCCGACCTCCAGAAGCGCCCCGGCGGGCACCAGGATCGGTGCACCCCAGGGGGCCGGGCGGCCGTCCACCGTGATCCGGCAGGGTGCTCCGCCGACCGCAGCGGTGACCGTGGAACGGGGGCGCACCGCGCAGCCGTTGAGTGTGGTCTCCAGGACGGCCGCCTCGGGCGGATTGCCGACCAGGCGGTTCACCAGCGCGGCGGCGGGGATGTCCAGGGCCCCGGAGCGTGGCACCCCGAGGTGAGCGTGCCCGGGGCGCCCCCGGTCCTGCACGGTGGTCAGCGCACCGGCCCGGACGACGGCGAGCGCACGGTCCGTCATGAGGACTCCACGGGGACGAAGCGGACGCGCGTGCCCGGCGACAGCAGTGCGGCCGGCACGTGCGCGGGGTCCCACAGCACGATGTCGGTGGTGCCGATCAGCTGCCAGCCGCCCGGCGACGCGCGCGGGTACACGCCGGTGTACGGGCCCGCCAGGGCCACCGACCCGGCCGGCACGGCCGTGCGCGGGGTGTCCCGGCGCGGCACGTCGTAGCGCGACGGCAGACCAGTGAGGTACCCGAAGCCTGGGGCGAACCCGCAGAAGGCCACACGGAACTCGGTGTCCGCGTGGATACGCGCCGCCTCCGGTGCGGAGACGCCCCAGTGCGCGGCCACGTCGGCCAGGTCCGGGCCGTCGTACCGCACCGGGATGTCCACCACCCGCCGCGCGCGCGGGGGAGCGGGGGGCACCTCGGAGGCGGTCAGTTCGGACGCCAGCCGGACCGGGTCGTCGAGGCCGTCCAACAGGACCGTGCGGGCCGCCGGGACGATCTCGCGGACGGTCAGCAGGCCCTCCGCGCGGCGGCGCAGCAGCTCCGCGTGCAGGGCCTCGGCCTCGTCGCCCGAGGCCACCTCGACGAGCAGGGCATCGTCGCCCACAGGCAGCACTCTCATGTGAAGGCCTCCACCCGGACGCCCGACTCCTGGAGCCGCTCCCGGACCCGGCGGGCCAGCTCCACCGCGCCGGGCGTGTCACCGTGCAGGCAGAGGGAACGCGCGCGTACCCGCACGCGCTCCCCGGAGCGGGTGGTCACCACCCCGTCGAGGGCCAGCCCCAGCGAACGTTCCACGACCGCCTGCGGGTCGCTGACCACCGCGCCCTCCTCGCCGCGCGGCACGAGCGTGGCCTCGGGGGTGTACGCGCGGTCCGCGAACGCCTCCGGGACGGCAGGCAGGCCCGCCTTCGCCGCCAGTTCCAGCAGCCGCGAGCCGGGCAGCCCCAGGACCGGCAGGGCGGCGTCCGCGAGGAGCACACCGTCGACGATCGCGCCGGCCTGCTCCGCGTCGTACACGGCCCGGTTGTAGAGCGCGCCGTGCGGTTTGACGTACGACACGCGCGTGCCCGCCGCGCGCGCGAAGACCTGCAGGGCGCCGATCTGGTAGGCCACCTCGGCCGTCAGCTCGGCGGGCGGCACGTCCATCGCGCGCCGCCCGAACCCCGCGAGGTCCCGGTAGGAGACCTGGGCGCCGATCCGTACCCCGCGCTCGGCCGCCTGTTCGCAGACCCGGCGCATGGTGACCGCGTCCCCGGCGTGGAAGCCGCAGGCCACGTTGGCGCTGGTGACGACGGACAGCAGCCGCTCGTCGTCGGTCAGCCGCCAGCGGCCGAAGCCCTCGCCGAGGTCCGCGTTGAGATCGATCGAGGTCATGGATCCAGTGTCTCCTGCTCAGGCCACGCGGTACTGCTCGTCGCGGGCGTCGGTGAGGAACATCTGCCCGGGGGCGTGGGTGACGGCGAACGGGGGGCGCGAGGCCATCACAGCGGCCTGCGGGGTCACACCGCAGGCCCAGAACACCGGGATGTCGTCCGGCTCGGACTCCACCGGGTCGCCGAAGTCGGGCCGGCCGAGATCCTGGATGCCCAGCGCCGACGGGTCGCCGCAGTGCACGGGGCTGCCGTGCACCGCCGGGAGCAGACTGCTCTCCCGGATCGCGGCCGCCAGATGCTGCGGTGGCACCGGTCGCACGGACACCACCATCGGGCCGTGCAGCCGTCCGGCCGGGCGGCACCGGCGGTCGGTGACGTACATCGGGACGTTGCGGCCCTGCTCGATGTGCCGGATCGGGACACCCGCCCCGCTCAGCGCCCACTCGAAGGTGAAGCTGCAGCCGATGAGGAACGACACCAGGTCGTCGCGCCAGTGCGCGCGCACGTCCGTCGGCTCGTCCACCAGCTCGCCGTCCCGCCACACCCGGTAGCGCGGCAGATCGGTCCTCAGGTCCGCGCCGTCGGCGAGGACGGTCGTGACGGAGCCGGCGTCGGTGACGTCGAGCACCGGACAGGGCTTCGGGTTGCGCTGGCAGAACAGCAGCATGTCGTACGCCCAGTCGGCGGGCACCGAGATCAGGTTGACCTGGGTGTGGCCGGCCGCGACTCCCGCGGTGGGTCCCGCCAGACCCGCGCGGAAGCGGGCCCGTGCGTCCTTCGGGCTCCACGCGTGCGCGTGCTCGTCGAGGAGGGTCAGGGGGCGGTCCTCCGTCAGGGCCGGCGGTCGGCCCTGCGGTGCGGTCGACGGGCGGTCCTGTGTTCCGTTCACGTGAGTTCCTTCCCCAGGGTCTCCGGGAGGCCCAGCAGTGCCAGGGCGGCGATGGCGTAGCCGATCGCGCCGAAGACCAGCGCGCCGCCCACACCCCAGCTGTCGGCGAGGAACCCGACCGTCGTGGGGAACACGGCGCCCACCGCGCG
It includes:
- a CDS encoding SGNH/GDSL hydrolase family protein, translating into MRPLRFVALGDSLTEGVGDPVGDGWRGWAALLADGLTATAGESERAVVFTNLAVSGSQTRDVLDRQLPAALALRPDVVSVVIGVNDTLRCTFDIRAVAARLDTVYAACTGLGAVLLTACLPDPGAALGLPGALAHPLARRQRAVNAVVHALSDRYGAVHLHASEGAWITDRAMWSADRLHPGERGHRQLAARFHALLVREGIATGPAPSPEPAFPVPTRSASLWWLATAGTGWVARRCTDLLPQLLTLAADELRHRARGTSARLDLRASAAVSAALTALSAAERPDLA
- a CDS encoding allophanate hydrolase subunit 1, with translation MRVLPVGDDALLVEVASGDEAEALHAELLRRRAEGLLTVREIVPAARTVLLDGLDDPVRLASELTASEVPPAPPRARRVVDIPVRYDGPDLADVAAHWGVSAPEAARIHADTEFRVAFCGFAPGFGYLTGLPSRYDVPRRDTPRTAVPAGSVALAGPYTGVYPRASPGGWQLIGTTDIVLWDPAHVPAALLSPGTRVRFVPVESS
- a CDS encoding putative hydro-lyase — translated: MNGTQDRPSTAPQGRPPALTEDRPLTLLDEHAHAWSPKDARARFRAGLAGPTAGVAAGHTQVNLISVPADWAYDMLLFCQRNPKPCPVLDVTDAGSVTTVLADGADLRTDLPRYRVWRDGELVDEPTDVRAHWRDDLVSFLIGCSFTFEWALSGAGVPIRHIEQGRNVPMYVTDRRCRPAGRLHGPMVVSVRPVPPQHLAAAIRESSLLPAVHGSPVHCGDPSALGIQDLGRPDFGDPVESEPDDIPVFWACGVTPQAAVMASRPPFAVTHAPGQMFLTDARDEQYRVA
- a CDS encoding LamB/YcsF family protein codes for the protein MTSIDLNADLGEGFGRWRLTDDERLLSVVTSANVACGFHAGDAVTMRRVCEQAAERGVRIGAQVSYRDLAGFGRRAMDVPPAELTAEVAYQIGALQVFARAAGTRVSYVKPHGALYNRAVYDAEQAGAIVDGVLLADAALPVLGLPGSRLLELAAKAGLPAVPEAFADRAYTPEATLVPRGEEGAVVSDPQAVVERSLGLALDGVVTTRSGERVRVRARSLCLHGDTPGAVELARRVRERLQESGVRVEAFT
- a CDS encoding biotin-dependent carboxyltransferase family protein translates to MTDRALAVVRAGALTTVQDRGRPGHAHLGVPRSGALDIPAAALVNRLVGNPPEAAVLETTLNGCAVRPRSTVTAAVGGAPCRITVDGRPAPWGAPILVPAGALLEVGTAVAGVRSYVAVSGGVAVEPVLGSRSTDLLSGLGPPPLADGAVLPLGRPAELHTRVDVAPQPRPPVELVLHVTPGPRDDWFTPEAVRTFTTRAYRVSSASNRIGLRTEGPALERARPGELPSEGMVLGAVQVPPDGRPVVFLADHPTTGGYPVIAVVRTTDLPAAAQAVPGIPVRFVAVHHR